A single window of Salmo trutta unplaced genomic scaffold, fSalTru1.1, whole genome shotgun sequence DNA harbors:
- the LOC115186578 gene encoding NLR family CARD domain-containing protein 3-like, protein KSNLKKKFQCVFEGIAKQGNPTLLNKIYTELYITEGGTGQVNNEHELRQIETTTRKQARPETAIKCNDIFKPLTGQDKRIRTVLTKGVAGIGKTVSVQKFILDWAEGKANQDVQFVFSFPFRELNLMKEEKHTFIELLNHFSMETKESRISNYDKYKVLFIFDGLDECRLPLDFQKNKICCDVTESTSVDVLLTNLIKGNLLPSALLWITTRPAAANKIPSGCVDQVTEVRGFNDPQKEEYFRKRFSDEDLASRIISHIKTSRSLHIMCHIPVFCWISAIVLENMLKHKREEMPKTLTDMYTHLVVFHTKQKNEKYLGKEETGPHWNKKSILSLGKLAFQQLVKGNLIFYEEDLKEAGIDVSEASVYSGLCTQLFKEECGLYQDKVYCFVHLSIQEFLAAVYVFLSFINNNENLMDKLQTKSSIFSLLYRDKAEVTVYKSAVDKALQSEMGNLDLFVRFLLGLSLESNQKHLRGLLTKTRSSSQTHEETVKYIKEKIRENPSPERSINLFHCLNELNDHSLVEEIQSYLSSGSLSKPSLSPAHWSALVFVLLTSEKELDVFDLKKYSRSEEGLLRLLPVVKASRAVL, encoded by the coding sequence aaatctaatctaaagaagaagtttcaatgtgtatttgaggggattgctaaacaaggaaacccaacacttctcaataagatctacacagagctctacatcacagagggtggaacaggacaggtcaataatgaacatgagctgagacagattgagacaacaaccaggaaacaagcaagaccagagactgcaatcaaatgtaacgacatcttcaaacccttaactggacaagacaaacgtatcagaactgtgctgacgaagggagtcgctggcattggaaaaacagtctctgtgcagaagttcattctggactgggctgaaggaaaagcaaatcaggatgtccaatttgtgttttcattcccttttcgggagctgaatttgatgaaagaggaaaaacacactttcattgaacttcttaatcacttctcaatggaaaccaaagaatcaagaatctccaactacgacaagtacaaagttctgttcatctttgatggtctggatgagtgccgactgcccctagacttccagaagaacaagatctgttgtgacgtcacagagtcaacctcagtggatgttctgctgacaaatctcatcaagggaaatctgcttccctctgctctcctctggataactacccgacctgcagcagccaataagatcccttcagggtgtgttgaccaggtgacagaggtacgagggttcaatgacccacagaaggaggagtacttcaggaagagattcagtgatgaggacctggccagcagaatcatctcacacataaagacatcaaggagcctccacatcatgtgccacattccagtcttctgttggatttctgcaatagTCCTTGaaaacatgctgaaacataagagagaagagatgcccaagactttGACTgatatgtacacacaccttgtggtgtttcataccaaacagaagaatgaaaagtatcttgggaaagaagagacaggtccacactggaataaaaagagcattctgtcactgggaaaactggcttttcaacagctagtgaagggcaatctgattttctatgaagaagacctgaaagaggctggcattgatgtcagtgaagcctcagtgtactcaggattgtgcacacagctctttaaagaggaatgtgggctgtaccaagacaaggtgtactgctttgttcatctgagcattcaggagtttctggctgctgtgtatgtgttcctctcattcatcaacaacaatgagaatctcaTGGACAAACTGCAAACAAAGTCCAGTATCTTTTCTCTGCTGTACAGAGACAAGGCTGAAGTTactgtctacaagagtgctgtggataaagccttacaaagtgagatgggaaacctggacctgttcgtccgcttccttctgggcctctcactggagtccaatcagaagcacttacgaggtctactgacaaagacaagaagcagctcacagaccCATGAAGagacagtcaagtacatcaaggagaagatcagggagaatccctctccagagaggagcatcaatctgttccactgtctgaatgaactgaatgaccattctctagtggaggagatccaaagctacctgagctcaggaagtctctcaaaacCCAGCCTGTCACCTGCACattggtcagctctggtctttgtgttgctgacttcagaaaaggagctggatgtgtttgacctgaagaaatactccagatcagaggaaggtcttctgaggctgctgccagtggtcaaagcctccagagctgttctgtga